A single window of Drosophila suzukii chromosome 3, CBGP_Dsuzu_IsoJpt1.0, whole genome shotgun sequence DNA harbors:
- the LOC108011607 gene encoding uncharacterized protein: protein MYKKDVCFRRDSHSFDVCDRMNTICVLMLFVLLAIGVAALPPFPGNDPTVSILSYKNDQDLEKIQREIIAQYERFGGTTYVHKPLTARIINPASIGTNI from the exons ATGTATAAAAAAGACGTGTGCTTCAGGCGCGATAGTCATTCTTTTGACGTTTGCGATAGAATGAACACAATCTGC GTGTTAATGTTGTTCGTTCTGCTGGCAATAGGAGTAGCAGCTCTGCCTCCTTTTCCAGGCAACGATCCTACCGTATCTATTCTGTCCTACAAAAATGACCAGGACTTGGAAAAAATTCAGCGGGAGATCATAGCGCAATACGAAAGGTTTGGAGGAACCACCTATGTGCACAAGCCACTGACGGCCAGAATTATTAACCCAGCCAGCATAGGGACTAACATTTAA
- the TwdlF gene encoding transcription factor sma-9 has product MQHLVVLMCLVALTVAVPQGYKYQPQVPVLPIGNLRPQTPVSASGIYAGAPVSTQINVHGQQAPIQAVQTIAPASIPAPLPIGLPQQPAISSLPQQNLISTVLQQQPQQIVYQQQPQQILHSQYVQRPAIVTKDIYIHSAPEETEELRQDEPQLENVPIRKNYRIVFIKAPSQNLKYTAAALKRAQSSNEEKTVIYVLSKKPDLTEIQQQLQVTQSEAKVHKPEVYFIKYKTQEEAQRAQQEIQAQYDALGGATHISDEGVAPITSVSSGSLNLQSFGPQQSQVPTVQLPVLSQGIQQQSSFVQQSTASFAPSAPSRKYVPVKAFK; this is encoded by the exons ATGCAGCATCTTGTCGTTCTAATG TGCCTGGTGGCCCTCACAGTAGCAGTGCCTCAGGGATACAAGTACCAGCCCCAGGTGCCTGTCCTTCCCATCGGCAACCTTCGTCCCCAGACACCCGTGTCGGCAAGTGGAATATATGCAGGTGCCCCCGTATCAACTCAGATCAATGTCCACGGCCAGCAAGCACCCATTCAAGCTGTGCAGACCATCGCTCCTGCTTCTATTCCTGCTCCTTTACCAATCGGCCTACCACAGCAGCCTGCCATTAGTTCACTGCCCCAGCAAAACCTGATCAGTACTGTGTTGCAGCAGCAGCCTCAGCAGATCGTCTaccagcagcagccgcagcaaATCCTTCACTCCCAGTACGTCCAACGACCTGCGATCGTGACTAAGGACATCTATATCCACTCCGCTCCCGAGGAGACTGAGGAGCTTCGGCAAGACGAGCCACAGCTGGAGAACGTCCCCATCCGCAAGAACTACCGGATTGTTTTCATCAAGGCGCCGTCCCAAAACCTAAAGTACACCGCCGCCGCACTAAAGCGGGCCCAGTCCAGCAATGAGGAGAAGACCGTCATCTATGTGCTCTCCAAGAAGCCTGATCTTACAGAGATCCAGCAGCAGTTGCAGGTCACTCAGTCCGAGGCCAAGGTTCACAAGCCTGAGGTCTATTTTATCAAGTACAAAACCCAGGAAGAGGCCCAGCGCGCCCAGCAGGAGATCCAGGCCCAGTACGACGCGCTGGGCGGTGCCACTCATATCTCGGATGAGGGCGTGGCCCCCATCACCAGCGTTTCGAGTGGTTCCCTCAACCTGCAGAGCTTTGGGCCCCAGCAGTCCCAGGTGCCCACTGTTCAGTTGCCAGTTTTGAGCCAGGGCATTCAGCAGCAGAGCTCCTTTGTGCAACAGTCTACCGCATCGTTTGCACCCTCGGCTCCTTCCAGGAAGTATGTGCCAGTTAAGGCTTTCAAATGA
- the TwdlG gene encoding uncharacterized protein TwdlG isoform X2 — MHFFIVSCLLCLATAVPQGYNYQAQQKVQSQGQQALQAPKVQHVLSGGEVTTPYSTLHQNQDSAYQQQPTQLVGNLAYNALPQSYQPQQQQHLVSKDIYVHVPPAEEPEDRYPQPNLPPAPARKHYRIVFIKAPTPSATKTALRIKQAPVEEKTIIYVLTKKPDPLDLQAAIEEIAPKQPSKPEVFFIKYKTQEEAAHAQRTIQAQYDQLGGTSQVSDEGVAPVTSVIGVLDHQGTSGVSTGKFSGALVNNYLPVNLRT, encoded by the exons ATGCATTTCTTCATT GTGTCGTGTCTCCTATGCCTTGCTACGGCGGTTCCCCAAGGATACAACTACCAGGCCCAGCAAAAGGTGCAGTCGCAGGGGCAA CAGGCGCTGCAGGCTCCAAAGGTGCAGCACGTCTTATCCGGAGGAGAGGTCACCACACCTTACTCCACACTCCATCAAAACCAGGATTCTGCTTACCAACAGCAGCCTACGCAGCTTGTCGGAAATTTAGCATACAATGCGTTGCCCCAGTCATatcagccgcagcagcagcagcatctcGTCTCCAAGGACATCTATGTACATGTGCCACCCGCAGAAGAGCCGGAGGACCGCTATCCTCAGCCCAACCTTCCGCCGGCACCGGCGCGCAAACACTACCGCATCGTGTTCATCAAGGCACCGACGCCAAGCGCCACCAAGACGGCACTGCGCATCAAGCAAGCTCCTGTGGAGGAGAAGACCATTATCTACGTGCTGACCAAGAAGCCCGACCCGCTTGACCTGCAGGCGGCCATCGAGGAAATCGCACCCAAGCAACCTAGCAAGCCAGAGGTGTTCTTCATAAAGTACAAGACCCAGGAGGAAGCTGCGCATGCGCAACGCACAATTCAAG CTCAATATGACCAGCTTGGAGGCACCTCTCAGGTATCCGACGAGGGTGTCGCACCTGTTACGTCAGTAATTGGCGTTCTGGACCACCAGGGCACCAGTGGAGTTTCTACCGGAAAGTTTTCAGGGGCCTTGGTGAACAACTACTTGCCCGTCAATCTGCGTACTTAA
- the TwdlG gene encoding uncharacterized protein TwdlG isoform X1 translates to MHFFIVSCLLCLATAVPQGYNYQAQQKVQSQGQVGQPHPLSIPQFANLAEHSLLQQALQAPKVQHVLSGGEVTTPYSTLHQNQDSAYQQQPTQLVGNLAYNALPQSYQPQQQQHLVSKDIYVHVPPAEEPEDRYPQPNLPPAPARKHYRIVFIKAPTPSATKTALRIKQAPVEEKTIIYVLTKKPDPLDLQAAIEEIAPKQPSKPEVFFIKYKTQEEAAHAQRTIQAQYDQLGGTSQVSDEGVAPVTSVIGVLDHQGTSGVSTGKFSGALVNNYLPVNLRT, encoded by the exons ATGCATTTCTTCATT GTGTCGTGTCTCCTATGCCTTGCTACGGCGGTTCCCCAAGGATACAACTACCAGGCCCAGCAAAAGGTGCAGTCGCAGGGGCAAGTAGGTCAACCACATCCACTGTCCATTCCACAGTTTGCTAACCTTGCGGAGCATTCGCTTCTGCAGCAGGCGCTGCAGGCTCCAAAGGTGCAGCACGTCTTATCCGGAGGAGAGGTCACCACACCTTACTCCACACTCCATCAAAACCAGGATTCTGCTTACCAACAGCAGCCTACGCAGCTTGTCGGAAATTTAGCATACAATGCGTTGCCCCAGTCATatcagccgcagcagcagcagcatctcGTCTCCAAGGACATCTATGTACATGTGCCACCCGCAGAAGAGCCGGAGGACCGCTATCCTCAGCCCAACCTTCCGCCGGCACCGGCGCGCAAACACTACCGCATCGTGTTCATCAAGGCACCGACGCCAAGCGCCACCAAGACGGCACTGCGCATCAAGCAAGCTCCTGTGGAGGAGAAGACCATTATCTACGTGCTGACCAAGAAGCCCGACCCGCTTGACCTGCAGGCGGCCATCGAGGAAATCGCACCCAAGCAACCTAGCAAGCCAGAGGTGTTCTTCATAAAGTACAAGACCCAGGAGGAAGCTGCGCATGCGCAACGCACAATTCAAG CTCAATATGACCAGCTTGGAGGCACCTCTCAGGTATCCGACGAGGGTGTCGCACCTGTTACGTCAGTAATTGGCGTTCTGGACCACCAGGGCACCAGTGGAGTTTCTACCGGAAAGTTTTCAGGGGCCTTGGTGAACAACTACTTGCCCGTCAATCTGCGTACTTAA